CAATTACGGTCAGAAAAGTTTTAAACAGGAATTGAAAGCATCCGAAGAAATCTGTAAAAAAATGGGTTTTACCCACGAAGTTATTGACTTGCCTTGGCTTAATAAAATAAGCAATTCATCACTTACAAGTGATAATGAAATTCCAACTTTAACCCATGAAGAATTGGATGATTTAGACATATGTGAAGACACAGCAAGCAGCGTTTGGGTTCCGGGAAGAAATATTGTATTTACATCCATAGCCACATCATATGCTGAAAGTATAGGTGCTGAAATAATAATTGTTGGATGGGACAAAGAAGAAGCTGCAACATTTCCAGACAACTCCAAAGAATTTTTAGAAAGTTTCAACAATATGCTAAATGTGGGATCACCGCAAAATATTGAAATTAAAGCACCTGCCATTGACTTGAACAAAGATGAAATTGTAAAACTAGGAGATGAAATTAAAGCTCCTATGGAATTAAGTTATTCCTGCTATACAGGACATGAAAAACATTGCGGTGTTTGTGAAAGCTGCATGAGAAGAAAAAGAGCTTTTAAGTTAGCCGACGTTAAAGATCCAAGTGAGTACAATGAATAGAATAGCACCATTAATTCAAAAAATGATTGCATATAATCATGGAGATGCAAAAAGAATAAGCCATGCACTTAAAGTCCACAATTATGCAAAAACAATAGCTATTTTGGAAAAAGTTAATGAATATGATTTATTTAATTTGGAAAGTGCTGCTATTTTACATGATATTGGAATTAAAGTTTGTGAGAAAAAATATAATTCAACTGAAGGAAAATTACAGGAAAAAGAAGGGCATGCAGTTGCAAGAGAAATATTGGAAAACCTGGATTATAAAAACATCAATAGGATACTGTTTTTAATAGGACACCACCACACATACATTAATGTTTCAGGGCTAGATTACCAAATACTAATTGAAGCTGACTTATTAGTTAATTTTGAAGAAGAAAACACTTCCAAGGAAGATATAAAAAAGGTTTATGAAAATATTTTTAAAACAAAAACAGGAAAAGAATTTTGCAGAGAGATATTTGATATTTCTCCCTAAATTGTATGGATGTCGAAAGTAAATCCGTCTGGCTTTTGAGGAAGTTTTGTAGTGGTATTCACACTAAAATCTTTAAAACTGTCACCAGTTACTACTGTATCATTAGTTCCAATTAATTTACCGTCCTTATAGAATGCCAATGTAACTTTTAAAACATCATAGCTTCCGCCATCATTGGAAGCAAAATTCTGAAACACACTGCATTCCTGTGTTGTATCATTCCAATCTATTTGAGAATCTCCAACAAGGTTAAAATTACCATTAATTATTATTTTATCATTATCATAATTTATAATTGCAAATACTGCAACAATTAAAATTACGGCAGCTATTGCAATTCCCACAATTAACCTCTTATCCAAAACACATCATCAAATAAGATTATTTCTCATTAAGTATATAAATATTCTTATTTAGTGAACTTATAAAAGAAAAAAAATTAAATGGTTATCCTATTCAATAACCATTAGAATATCACCGGAATTAACTGCATCTCCAGCTTCTACAAAGATTTCTTTTACAACACCGTCTTCTTCAGCCTGAATATCATTTTCCATTTTCATAGCTTCAATGACCGCCACAGTTGATCCTTTAGTTACTTTATCCCCAACATTTACGGTAAGTTTAATAACCATACCCTGCATAGTTGAAATTAATCCACCTTCAACAGGAGTGAATGGTCCTTTTTCAGTTTCTTCAACTTCCATAAATCCGGTAGGCATGATTTTAACTTCATATACGTCTCCGTCAACTTCAACATTATATTGAGTTGGAATTCCAATTTCATTATCGCTTGGAAGAGCAACACTTTTAAGTTCTTCTTCAACTGCTTCTCCTTTAAGGAATTTTGGAGCGATTGATGGATATAAGGCATAAGTAAGTGCATCTTCATCAGATTTGACAAAACCTTTTTGTTCCCCTTCTGTTTTATATTTGTCAAATTCATCTTCAAGTAAATCTGCAGGCCTGCAGGTAATAACTTCTTCATCACCAATAATTTTATTAGCTATTTTAGCATTAACTGGTGCAGGAGGTTTACCATAGAAACCTTTCATATATTCTTTTACTTCATTGGAAACTGTTTTGTACCTTTCTCCACCTAATACATTCATTACAGCCTGGATACCTACAATTTGACTAGTTGGAGTTACAAGAGGTGGGTAACCCATGTCTTTTCTTACACGAGGCATTTCATCAAGTACATCATTATATCTATCTAAAGCATTTTGTTCTTTAAGCTGTGAAATTAAGTTTGAAAGCATTCCTCCAGGGATTTGATACATTAAAACATCAGTATCAATACTTTCAGCAATAGGATCAATTAAAGCCAAATATTTTTCTTTAATTTGATCAAAGTATTTCTTAATAGCGGTTAATGATTTTAAATCCAATTCAGTATCATAAGGAGTTCCCTGTAATGCAGCAACCATACTTTCAGTAGGCGGCTGGCTTGTTCCTCCGGAAAGTGGGGAAATAGCTGTGTCTAAAACATCTACACCTGCCTGACAAGCTGCATAATAACTGATTTGAGTCATTCCACTAGTACAGTGACAATGCAAATCAACCAATAAATCAGTTTCTTCTTTTAATCTGCTTACTAATTCATAAGCTGCTGAAGGAGTTATTAAACCAGCCATATCTTTAATAGATACTGAATCACAGTCAAGAGCTTCAAGTTCTTTAGCTAAATCCACAAAATCATCTAAAGTATGAACAGGACTTAAAGTATAACTTATAGTCCCTTGTACATGAGCTCCTTGATCTTTAGCAACTTTAATTGTTTGTTTCATGTTACGAACATCATTTAAAGCATCAAAAACTCTAAATATGTCAACACCATTTTCATAGGATTTTTCTACAAATTTTGTAACAATGTCATCAGGATAATGTTTATATCCTACTAAATTTTGTCCCCTAATTAACATCTGAATTGGAGTTTTAGTAAATTCAGATTTTAAGCTTCTTAACCTTTCCCATGGGTCTTCGTTTAAATATCTTATACATGTATCAAAAGTAGCTCCACCCCATGCTTCAACAGAGAAAAAACCTATTTTATCCATTTCTTCAGCAATAGGAATCATATCCCTGGTTCTCATCCTAGTTGCAAGTAAGGATTGGTGAGCATCACGAAGTGCAGTTTCGGTAAATCTTACTTTAGTCATAGATTAACACCTCTCATTAATTGTTTTTTATAAATCGATAAGTAGAATAAATTATACCAAATATTATATATTATTTTAACTAGTATTAATATGTTTGTTTAAAAATATAAAAAAAAGAAAATGAAAAATTATCTTTCCAAATCGCCAGAAATAAATTTTTCAACATTTTCATAAGCTTCATCATCAGTAACTTGGACTGGAGGATGTTTCATTACATAAGAAGAAATTGAAGTTAACTGACCGCCAATACCCCTTTCTAAACCAAGCTTACAGCATCTAACAGCATCAATAACACATCCTGCAGAGTTTGGAGAGTCTTCAACACTTAATCTAAGTTCAATATTCATTGGAACATCACCAAAAGTACGACCTTCCATCCTAAGGAAACATAACTTGTTATCATCCTGCCATGGAACATAATCACTAGGCCCAATATGAATATCCCTGTCATCCATTCTTTCAGCTACAACAGCCTGGACAGCTTCAGTTTTAGATTCTTTTTTAGAGTCTAATCTGTCCCTGTTAAGCATGTTTAAAAAGTCAGTGTTTCCGCCTGTGTTAATCTGATAAGTCCTGTCCAGCTTAACTCCTCTATCTTTAAATAAATTAGCTAATGTTCTGTGAGTTATTGTAGCTCCAATTTGTGCCTTAATATCATCCCCAACAATAGGAATTCCTTTTTGTCTGAATTTAGCATCCCACTCACTATCACTTACAATAAAAACAGGCATACAATTCACATAAGCAATTCCCGCATCAAGAGCACATTGTGCATAGAACCTTGCTGCCTTTTCAGATCCAACTGGCAAATAATTCACTAAAATTTCAGCACCGCTTTTCTTTAAAACTTCAACAACATCAACTGGTTCTTCATCACTAACAACAAAAGTGTAATCATCGTCATAATTAGACATATGTGGTGCAACACCATCCAAAACATGCCCCATA
This genomic stretch from Methanobrevibacter smithii ATCC 35061 harbors:
- a CDS encoding inositol-3-phosphate synthase — translated: MNKIKIAIVGMGNCASSLIQGIHYYDGKNPDDAIGLMHWDIGGYSPSDIDVVAAFDIDARKVGKSIDEAIFAKPNCTTIFQEEIPKYDVCVSMGHVLDGVAPHMSNYDDDYTFVVSDEEPVDVVEVLKKSGAEILVNYLPVGSEKAARFYAQCALDAGIAYVNCMPVFIVSDSEWDAKFRQKGIPIVGDDIKAQIGATITHRTLANLFKDRGVKLDRTYQINTGGNTDFLNMLNRDRLDSKKESKTEAVQAVVAERMDDRDIHIGPSDYVPWQDDNKLCFLRMEGRTFGDVPMNIELRLSVEDSPNSAGCVIDAVRCCKLGLERGIGGQLTSISSYVMKHPPVQVTDDEAYENVEKFISGDLER
- a CDS encoding HD domain-containing protein; amino-acid sequence: MNRIAPLIQKMIAYNHGDAKRISHALKVHNYAKTIAILEKVNEYDLFNLESAAILHDIGIKVCEKKYNSTEGKLQEKEGHAVAREILENLDYKNINRILFLIGHHHTYINVSGLDYQILIEADLLVNFEEENTSKEDIKKVYENIFKTKTGKEFCREIFDISP
- the queC gene encoding 7-cyano-7-deazaguanine synthase QueC, with the protein product MMTKKAITVLSGGLDSCVATCVYAEDYEIHGITFNYGQKSFKQELKASEEICKKMGFTHEVIDLPWLNKISNSSLTSDNEIPTLTHEELDDLDICEDTASSVWVPGRNIVFTSIATSYAESIGAEIIIVGWDKEEAATFPDNSKEFLESFNNMLNVGSPQNIEIKAPAIDLNKDEIVKLGDEIKAPMELSYSCYTGHEKHCGVCESCMRRKRAFKLADVKDPSEYNE
- the oadA gene encoding sodium-extruding oxaloacetate decarboxylase subunit alpha, which gives rise to MTKVRFTETALRDAHQSLLATRMRTRDMIPIAEEMDKIGFFSVEAWGGATFDTCIRYLNEDPWERLRSLKSEFTKTPIQMLIRGQNLVGYKHYPDDIVTKFVEKSYENGVDIFRVFDALNDVRNMKQTIKVAKDQGAHVQGTISYTLSPVHTLDDFVDLAKELEALDCDSVSIKDMAGLITPSAAYELVSRLKEETDLLVDLHCHCTSGMTQISYYAACQAGVDVLDTAISPLSGGTSQPPTESMVAALQGTPYDTELDLKSLTAIKKYFDQIKEKYLALIDPIAESIDTDVLMYQIPGGMLSNLISQLKEQNALDRYNDVLDEMPRVRKDMGYPPLVTPTSQIVGIQAVMNVLGGERYKTVSNEVKEYMKGFYGKPPAPVNAKIANKIIGDEEVITCRPADLLEDEFDKYKTEGEQKGFVKSDEDALTYALYPSIAPKFLKGEAVEEELKSVALPSDNEIGIPTQYNVEVDGDVYEVKIMPTGFMEVEETEKGPFTPVEGGLISTMQGMVIKLTVNVGDKVTKGSTVAVIEAMKMENDIQAEEDGVVKEIFVEAGDAVNSGDILMVIE